A region of Vitis riparia cultivar Riparia Gloire de Montpellier isolate 1030 chromosome 1, EGFV_Vit.rip_1.0, whole genome shotgun sequence DNA encodes the following proteins:
- the LOC117920225 gene encoding polyvinylalcohol dehydrogenase-like, which translates to MGHLGELTGLSPTGIVVNVTVSRTTPAVADDLIVIGIYGPAVVVAVNRLKGTLVWSTVLDPHPRSQITMSGTPYSGDFYVGVSSLEEALPPEQCCTFRGSMAKLDIGTGEVLWRTYMIPDNGGQIGGYSGAALWGSSPAIDIKRGLVYIGTGNLYSAPAEVLECQARRNNQTTPSQPDQCVDDPNVHFDSILALELDSGKIRWFRRFESYDVFYFACLVPNNPTCPPGPNLDADFGEAPMLLTIFSNGTKRDVVVAVQKSGYTWALDRDSGDIVWFNVAGPGGLEGGGVWGAATDGKRVYTNIVNSYRASFRLAPSNQTTTSGAWVALDANTGEIVWSTANPSNETAHGPVTVANGVVFAGSVAPSGPFYGMDAETGTIIWTYNTNATVYGGASVSYGCVYLGHGYTVALAKFHPSWNRGTSLFAFCTL; encoded by the exons ATGGG GCATCTAGGGGAGCTCACAGGGCTTAGTCCAACAGGGATTGTAGTCAATGTAACTGTGTCAAGAACCACACCTGCAGTAGCTGATGATCTTATCGTTATAGGAATCTATGGCCCGGCAGTGGTTGTTGCTGTCAACCGATTAAAGGGGACGCTGGTGTGGTCCACCGTGCTAGATCCACATCCCAGATCTCAAATCACCATGTCTGGAACACCTTACTCCGG GGATTTCTACGTTGGCGTATCATCACTAGAGGAAGCCCTACCTCCTGAACAATGTTGCACTTTCCGGGGTAGCATGGCCAAACTAGACATTGGAACTGGAGAGGTACTCTGGCGAACCTATATGATTCCAGATAATGGTGGCCAAATAGGAGGCTACTCAGGAGCTGCTTTGTGGGGCAGTAGCCCTGCCATTGACATTAAAAGAGGTCTTGTTTATATTGGAACTGGAAACCTATACAGTGCTCCAGCTGAGGTGCTAGAGTGTCAAGCCAGGCGAAATAATCAAACAACCCCCTCTCAACCTGATCAGTGCGTCGACGATCCAAATGTTCACTTCGATTCCATTCTTGCCTTGGAATTAGACTCCGGAAAAATCAGATGGTTTCGCAGATTCGAGAGCTatgatgttttttattttgcatgccTAGTGCCCAATAATCCAACATGTCCTCCTGGACCTAACTTGGACGCTGACTTCGGAGAAGCTCCAATGCTGCTCACCATATTTTCAAATGGCACAAAACGTGATGTTGTTGTTGCTGTCCAGAAAAGCGGATATACGTGGGCTCTAGATCGCGACTCCGGTGATATAGTTTGGTTCAAT GTGGCTGGACCAGGCGGTCTGGAAGGAGGAGGAGTGTGGGGTGCAGCTACAGACGGAAAAAGGGTTTACACAAATATAGTAAATAGCTATCGTGCGAGCTTCAGGCTAGCACCATCCAACCAAACCACGACGTCTGGGGCATGGGTAGCGTTGGACGCAAATACCGGCGAAATTGTGTGGTCCACAGCAAACCCCAGCAATGAAACTGCACATGGTCCAGTTACGGTGGCCAATGGTGTGGTTTTTGCTGGGTCCGTGGCACCTTCAGGCCCATTCTACGGAATGGACGCAGAAACAGGAACTATAATATGGACATATAACACCAATGCCACCGTGTACGGTGGTGCATCAGTGAGCTACGGCTGTGTTTACCTGGGGCATGGGTATACAGTGGCCTTAGCCAAGTTCCATCCCAGTTGGAATCGTGGAACCTCACTCTTTGCATTCTGCACCTTGTGA
- the LOC117920215 gene encoding casein kinase 1-like protein HD16, with amino-acid sequence MTQVYVGRRVTGGTGRTGPDAFEVALRLEHQNGKSCSYGPPYEWQVYSTLNDCYGLSLVYYKGRQGDYYILVMDMLGPSLWDVWNSNSQMLSEEMVFFPRGLLIGQNLALKDRSRLSEPFKELDILLTQIAAGQRRHYSLKLFRFSSWMGEVAKLTRGKFIADTITHFSV; translated from the exons ATGACACAAGTTTATGTTGGAAGAAGGGTAACTGGTGGCACAGGGCGCACTGGACCTGATGCTTTTGAGGTTGCTCTAAGGCTTGAGCATCAAAATGGTAAAAGCTGCAGTTATGGCCCACCTTATGAGTGGCAAGTCTACAGCACTCTTAATGATTGTTATGGACTTTCCTTGGTCTATTATAAAGGTCGCCAAGGAGACTACTATATCCTTGTCATGGACATGCTAGGACCGAGTTTATGGGATGTATGGAACTCTAACAGCCAGATGCTGTCTGAAGAGATGGTTTTTT TTCCACGTGGACTTCTAATTGGACAGAATTTAGCTTTGAAGGATCGGTCAAGGTTGTCTGAACCATTTAAAGAGCTGGATATCTTGTTGACTCAGATCGCTGCAGGCCAGAGACGACATTATAGCTTGAAGCTGTTTCGATTTAGCAGCTG GATGGGAGAGGTTGCCAAGTTAACAAGAGGGAAGTTCATTGCAGACACAATCACCCACTTCAGCGTGTAG